One genomic window of Arachis hypogaea cultivar Tifrunner chromosome 8, arahy.Tifrunner.gnm2.J5K5, whole genome shotgun sequence includes the following:
- the LOC112706985 gene encoding uncharacterized protein: protein MGVSVNGVAVRVALAVVALCIGGYILGPPLYWHLREAIAASSSVSLSSCAPCVCDCSSQPLISLPQGLSNASIGDCAKHNPEVNGDTEKNFVELLSEELKLRETQALENQHRADIALLEAKKVASQYQKESDKCNSGMETCEEARERSEASLVAQKKLTALWELRARQKGWKEGATKSSSKSQAKAKVQSA, encoded by the exons ATGGGTGTGAGTGTGAATGGCGTGGCGGTGAGGGTAGCTTTGGCGGTGGTGGCGCTCTGCATTGGAGGCTACATTTTGGGTCCCCCTCTCTATTGGCACCTCCGAGAAGccattgctgcttcttcttctgtttctctttcttcttgtgctcCTTGCGTCTGCGATTGCTCTTCCCAACCCCTTATTTCTCTTCCTCAAG GTCTTAGCAACGCTTCAATTGGAG ATTGTGCAAAGCACAACCCGGAGGTGAATGGAGACACCGAAAAGAACTTTGTGGAGCTACTGTCGGAAGAATTGAAGCTGCGGGAAACTCAAGCCTTGGAAAACCAGCACCGTGCCGACATAGCCCTACTTGAGGCCAAGAAGGTTGCATCTCAGTATCAGAAGGAATCAGACAAGTGCAATTCAGGGATGGAGACGTGTGAGGAGGCCAGGGAAAGGTCCGAGGCGTCATTAGTGGCACAGAAGAAGCTAACTGCGTTGTGGGAGCTGAGAGCTCGCCAGAAAGGGTGGAAAGAAGGGGCCACCAAATCCAGTTCAAAGTCTCAAGCAAAAGCAAAAGTACAGAGTGCTTAG